Proteins encoded in a region of the Quercus lobata isolate SW786 chromosome 8, ValleyOak3.0 Primary Assembly, whole genome shotgun sequence genome:
- the LOC115954696 gene encoding putative cyclin-D6-1: MEFNLENPLTNFNDSHSNAFTSLFLAESEHMPAENYFQSLKSKDFDISVRRETISIISQLSCNFDPLLSYLAVNYLDRFLSSQGMLQPKPWILRLLAISCVSLAAKMKGTEFSLFDFQGDGGFIFDTQTIERMEVLILGALKWRMRSITPFSFISYFISLFKLKDPSLKQAIKARATEIIFKAQNEIKLLKFRPSIIAASALLSAAHELLPLQYPCFRKATSNCSYVNKENLLQCYNAMQDIVIDGYESVFDMVSSSVTPVNVLDQQFSSTESEKTNGTITSSSTSRSERDIKKRRIIGYCDNLTVQISRIQQC; encoded by the exons ATGGAGTTCAATCTTGAAAACCCATTAACAAATTTCAATGACTCTCACTCTAACGCATTCACTTCTCTCTTCCTCGCTGAGTCTGAACACATGCCAGCTGAAAACTACTTTCAGAGTCTCAAATCCAAAGATTTTGATATCTCTGTTCGACGAGAAACCATCTCTATAATCTCACAG cTCTCTTGCAACTTCGATCCGTTATTGTCTTACCTTGCTGTCAACTATCTTGATCGGTTCTTGTCTAGCCAAGGGATGCTG CAACCAAAGCCATGGATTCTAAGGCTTCTTGCTATCTCCTGCGTTTCTCTAGCTGCCAAGATGAAGGGAACAGAGTTTTCCCTCTTTGATTTTCAG GGTGATGgaggttttatttttgacacACAAACAATAGAGAGAATGGAGGTCCTCATCTTGGGAGCTCTAAAATGGCGAATGCGCTCAATCACTCCCTTTTCTTTCATATCttatttcatttctttgttCAAACTTAAAGACCCCTCATTGAAGCAGGCTATTAAAGCTCGAGCTACTGAGATCATATTCAAAGCTCAAAATG AGATTAAGCTTTTGAAGTTCAGGCCTTCAATAATTGCTGCGTCAGCTCTTCTCTCTGCTGCTCATGAATTATTACCCTTGCAATATCCATGCTTTAGAAAAGCAACATCCAATTGTTCATATGTAAATAAA GAAAACTTACTGCAATGCTACAATGCAATGCAAGACATAGTGATAGATGGGTACGAGTCAGTTTTCGATATGGTATCAAGCTCTGTCACACCGGTCAATGTGTTAGACCAGCAATTTTCAAGCACGGAAAGTGAAAAGACCAATGGCACTATTACTAGCAGCAGTACAAGTAGATCAGAGAGAGACATCAAGAAGAGAAGAATCATTGGTTACTGTGACAATCTCACGGTCCAGATTTCTCGGATTCAACAGTGTTGA